The Longimicrobiales bacterium genome contains a region encoding:
- a CDS encoding uracil-DNA glycosylase has product MSSEASHPDRMTARSMDALQARITQCHLCSRLVEWREQVAVEKRASFRDDEYWGRPVPSFGDPNARVLVVGLAPAAHGANRTGRMFTGDRSGDWLYGALHRAGFANQPRATAVDDGLELQDVFVSAAVRCAPPANKPTVQERDACRPWLDEELNLLAQLRVVVVLGSFSYIQALKVLGDRGLDVPKPRPRFGHGVEVDLGALTLIASYHPSQQNTFTGKLTEPMFDGIWQRARALTGRRP; this is encoded by the coding sequence ATGTCCTCTGAGGCCAGCCATCCCGACCGCATGACCGCGCGCTCCATGGACGCGCTCCAGGCGCGCATCACACAGTGCCACCTTTGCTCCCGCCTCGTCGAATGGCGCGAACAGGTGGCGGTGGAGAAGCGCGCCTCGTTCAGAGACGACGAGTATTGGGGCCGCCCCGTACCGTCATTCGGTGACCCCAACGCCCGAGTGCTCGTTGTCGGGCTCGCGCCCGCCGCCCACGGCGCCAACCGCACCGGGAGGATGTTCACCGGCGACAGATCTGGCGACTGGTTGTACGGAGCACTTCATCGGGCCGGATTCGCCAACCAACCCCGCGCAACAGCCGTCGACGACGGCCTCGAGCTCCAGGACGTCTTCGTGTCTGCCGCGGTCCGCTGTGCACCCCCTGCCAACAAACCGACCGTACAGGAACGAGACGCGTGCCGGCCCTGGCTGGACGAGGAGCTCAACCTGCTCGCTCAACTCCGGGTGGTCGTCGTGCTGGGCAGCTTCTCCTACATCCAGGCGCTGAAGGTGCTTGGAGACCGAGGCTTGGACGTGCCGAAGCCCCGGCCACGCTTCGGCCACGGTGTGGAAGTCGACCTCGGGGCACTGACCCTTATCGCGTCGTATCACCCGAGCCAACAGAACACGTTCACCGGAAAACTGACCGAGCCGATGTTCGACGGGATCTGGCAAAGGGCCCGAGCACTCACGGGACGGCGGCCTTAG
- a CDS encoding amidase family protein yields MEVPLYFSIMKKMLLGVALAASTGIGVAPIHTAAQNVGGVELIELTIAQAHQAMLSGTLTARELTQAYLDRIDAYDRNGPTFNSIILINPRVLERADELDESLRSTGSLTGALHGIPFIVKDNYDTHDMPTTGGSASLEGSMAADDAYQVRKIREAGAIILAKSNLAEFAFTALETVGSMLPGWTFNPYALNRVTAGSSGGTAAAVTANLGLIGLGTDTGNSIRGPSSHNGLVGIRSTQGLTSRDGIIPLFAHRDIGGPMARTVEDAVRVFDVIVGTDPNDAVTAEADARRAESYMDFLEDDLTGLRIGVVGQIAYKASAHPEILLRFMESFDDLRALGATVVEDFHIEDLDELREGTGCSRFRYDIENYLADIPNPPVRTLQEIADGGKVYRTVMPTVRRFLTFEGTPDTNEQCIRGRAQEERFRVGLRAAMAEYSVDAIIYPSWSNPPRLVGDMTTPAGDNSQYPAPPTGFPALTVPMGFVRDATLPAGLQVLGDAWSEPILIRIAYAYEQRTQHRRPPATAPALGR; encoded by the coding sequence ATGGAGGTGCCGCTCTACTTTAGCATCATGAAGAAAATGCTCCTTGGGGTCGCGCTGGCGGCCTCCACCGGAATCGGCGTCGCCCCCATCCACACCGCCGCACAGAATGTCGGGGGCGTCGAACTCATCGAACTCACGATCGCCCAGGCACACCAGGCGATGCTCTCGGGAACGCTGACCGCTCGCGAACTGACCCAGGCGTATCTGGATCGGATTGATGCGTACGACAGAAACGGCCCGACGTTCAACTCCATCATCCTCATCAATCCGCGTGTGCTCGAACGCGCAGATGAGCTGGACGAGTCGCTGCGCAGCACCGGGTCACTGACGGGAGCGCTTCACGGCATCCCGTTCATCGTGAAGGACAACTACGACACACACGACATGCCCACGACGGGCGGTTCCGCCTCGCTCGAAGGCTCCATGGCCGCGGACGACGCGTACCAGGTCAGGAAGATCCGCGAGGCTGGGGCAATCATCCTCGCCAAGTCGAATCTGGCCGAGTTCGCGTTCACCGCGCTGGAGACGGTTGGGTCGATGCTTCCTGGTTGGACCTTCAACCCTTATGCCCTCAATCGTGTGACTGCGGGCTCCAGCGGCGGCACCGCTGCCGCTGTGACGGCCAACCTCGGCCTGATCGGGCTCGGCACCGACACTGGCAACTCCATCCGAGGACCGTCCAGCCACAACGGACTCGTGGGCATCCGGTCTACGCAGGGACTCACGAGCCGCGACGGAATCATACCGTTGTTCGCCCACCGTGACATTGGCGGCCCTATGGCCCGCACCGTCGAGGACGCCGTTCGTGTCTTCGACGTCATCGTGGGGACCGACCCGAACGACGCCGTGACCGCAGAGGCGGATGCGCGCCGCGCTGAATCGTACATGGACTTCCTCGAGGACGACCTGACCGGTCTTCGCATCGGCGTGGTCGGACAGATCGCGTACAAGGCGAGCGCGCACCCGGAGATCCTGCTGCGCTTCATGGAGTCCTTTGACGATCTGCGCGCGCTCGGCGCTACCGTAGTCGAGGACTTCCACATCGAAGACCTCGACGAGCTGCGCGAAGGCACTGGATGCTCCCGCTTCCGCTATGACATCGAGAACTATCTGGCAGATATCCCGAATCCGCCCGTGCGTACGCTTCAAGAAATCGCGGACGGCGGCAAAGTTTACCGGACCGTCATGCCAACCGTGCGTCGCTTCCTCACCTTCGAGGGAACGCCGGATACGAACGAGCAGTGCATCCGCGGCCGTGCCCAAGAAGAGCGATTCCGGGTCGGCCTCAGAGCTGCGATGGCCGAGTATAGCGTCGACGCCATCATCTATCCCAGCTGGAGCAACCCGCCCCGGCTCGTTGGAGACATGACCACCCCGGCTGGGGACAACAGTCAGTATCCAGCACCCCCAACAGGCTTCCCCGCGCTCACCGTGCCCATGGGCTTCGTGCGGGACGCGACGCTACCCGCCGGCCTCCAGGTGCTCGGCGACGCCTGGTCGGAACCGATCCTTATCCGGATCGCCTACGCCTATGAGCAGCGCACGCAGCACCGGAGGCCACCGGCAACGGCCCCCGCACTGGGTCGGTAG
- a CDS encoding carboxypeptidase regulatory-like domain-containing protein has protein sequence MTPRGSASTTTWQGALVVFLGLTVALTPGGVAGQGVTGVVVEAQSSAPLPGVLVTVESEAGTRVGAVLSDASGRFVVEVPRAGRFRAVAARIGLATTTTEVFEVPAGDVHFVRVTMADNAVELEGLVVDTRVQGCRIDPAEALQIQRWWDEIRKALEVSSVVQKDQLARFRIQKYEREWSAGLKSLSGERTELQIGFATRPFVSASAEFLTEGGFVQGAEGDRAYYAPDADVLLADVFLAQHCFSIVDHDEDRDLIGLHFEPTRTRRVPDVLGTLWVDSTTAELQSLEYRYANIDWLPANESGGEVRFRYLPSGTWIVSDWYIRMPQVGVRYGPGSVSRSEVAGYFDVGGRVRQIATNAGAGDGATGSAEIRGTVFDSIRGRPLAGARVAVLGTRFSADSDVDGAFEISGLPAGEYQVSFFHADLSLWGVASPFIKVALEDADRADVLLAVPRFRSVAAGMCPSEGDVRAVLTGRVVDPDGEVVEAVTVTAKWEAARSGGMTDTFTREFRTGSDGRYLVCGAPAEARIELSVDGTARSARDVEIVLPTGEITYRELRARR, from the coding sequence ATGACACCACGCGGATCCGCATCAACTACCACATGGCAGGGGGCACTCGTCGTGTTCCTGGGCCTCACCGTTGCTCTGACCCCGGGCGGAGTCGCGGGCCAGGGGGTGACGGGGGTGGTCGTCGAGGCCCAGAGTTCGGCTCCACTACCAGGTGTTCTGGTTACGGTCGAGAGTGAGGCGGGGACTCGCGTGGGGGCAGTGCTGTCGGACGCGTCCGGGAGGTTCGTCGTTGAGGTGCCTCGGGCTGGACGCTTCAGGGCTGTCGCAGCCCGAATCGGACTTGCCACGACGACGACTGAGGTGTTCGAGGTCCCGGCGGGCGATGTGCACTTCGTGAGAGTCACGATGGCGGACAACGCGGTGGAGCTTGAAGGCCTCGTGGTAGACACGCGAGTCCAAGGGTGCCGGATCGATCCGGCGGAGGCGTTACAGATCCAGCGCTGGTGGGACGAGATTCGGAAGGCGCTCGAGGTCAGCTCTGTCGTGCAAAAGGACCAGTTGGCGCGCTTCAGAATTCAGAAGTATGAGCGCGAATGGTCCGCGGGCCTCAAATCACTGTCGGGTGAGCGCACCGAGTTACAGATCGGGTTCGCCACGCGCCCGTTCGTTTCGGCTTCTGCGGAATTCCTGACTGAAGGTGGATTCGTTCAGGGTGCGGAGGGTGATCGGGCCTACTACGCGCCCGATGCCGACGTACTCTTGGCCGATGTGTTCCTCGCTCAGCACTGTTTCTCCATCGTGGATCACGACGAGGATCGGGACTTGATCGGGTTGCACTTCGAGCCCACTCGGACGCGCCGTGTCCCTGACGTGCTCGGCACGTTGTGGGTGGACTCGACCACTGCCGAACTCCAGAGCCTCGAGTACCGCTATGCGAACATCGACTGGTTGCCCGCGAACGAGTCGGGCGGAGAAGTTCGGTTCCGCTACCTGCCGTCCGGGACGTGGATCGTGTCGGACTGGTACATCCGCATGCCACAGGTCGGCGTGCGCTACGGGCCGGGCTCGGTGAGTCGATCGGAGGTGGCCGGCTACTTCGATGTCGGCGGTCGGGTGAGGCAAATCGCGACGAACGCGGGAGCAGGCGACGGAGCAACGGGATCGGCGGAGATCAGAGGAACGGTCTTCGACAGTATCCGGGGCCGACCGCTGGCTGGAGCGCGCGTTGCCGTACTGGGGACACGCTTCTCGGCGGATTCGGATGTTGATGGCGCTTTTGAGATTAGTGGGCTGCCGGCCGGTGAGTATCAGGTCTCGTTCTTCCATGCCGACCTGTCACTCTGGGGAGTGGCGTCGCCGTTCATCAAGGTTGCCCTGGAAGACGCCGACAGGGCGGACGTCCTCCTGGCCGTTCCACGCTTCAGGAGTGTGGCGGCCGGTATGTGCCCGAGTGAAGGCGACGTGCGGGCCGTACTAACGGGTCGGGTCGTCGACCCAGACGGCGAGGTCGTGGAGGCCGTGACCGTCACGGCGAAGTGGGAGGCCGCCAGGTCCGGCGGCATGACCGACACCTTCACGCGCGAGTTCAGGACCGGCTCCGACGGGCGCTACTTGGTGTGCGGAGCGCCCGCCGAGGCGCGTATTGAGTTGAGCGTGGACGGCACCGCGAGGTCCGCGCGAGATGTCGAGATCGTGCTCCCGACAGGCGAGATCACCTACCGCGAGCTCAGGGCTCGGCGGTAA
- a CDS encoding isoaspartyl peptidase/L-asparaginase, which produces MDRRDFVRTTAAGVAAAATPSALSAELSRVAPAVHIRRARPLLVADVSSIRYKNGGPESAIERAYRGITEGEDILDACVAGVNIPELDPEEAGIGYGGLPNADGNVQLDSCLMHGPRKWAGGVAGIEGVKTPSLVAKAVAELTDHHLIVGEGAREFARSLGFDIHDDLNTEHSRSMWLEWRRRVDPGHWLDPEERIGGMSRAGEDTDPDTIGRGRGRSSAPTEYRRDPEHEARLQRFYDASLDAGLSMVDDGLIDANSFWGTTSMECVNQNGDICGVTTTSGLSWKIPGRAGDSPILGAGQYVDNDVGAAGSTGRGEANLYNCASFLIVENMRQGMSPKDAGMAALTRIKDNTIESRLLNSRGLPNFDVRFFVLNKAGEYAGVAMYGQGESMFAVCDENGAREEPLEGLLEGPQRD; this is translated from the coding sequence ATGGACAGACGTGACTTCGTAAGGACTACTGCCGCAGGCGTCGCAGCAGCCGCGACACCCTCGGCGCTCTCGGCGGAACTCAGCCGAGTCGCTCCCGCCGTCCACATCCGGCGGGCCCGTCCACTTCTCGTCGCCGACGTCTCTTCCATCCGATACAAGAACGGCGGCCCCGAGAGTGCCATCGAACGAGCATATCGTGGCATCACCGAGGGTGAAGACATCCTCGACGCATGTGTTGCAGGTGTGAACATCCCGGAACTCGACCCCGAAGAAGCCGGCATCGGCTACGGAGGTCTGCCCAACGCAGACGGGAACGTGCAGCTCGACTCCTGCCTCATGCACGGCCCACGAAAATGGGCTGGCGGTGTGGCTGGGATCGAAGGTGTAAAGACACCGTCGCTCGTGGCGAAGGCGGTCGCCGAACTCACGGACCATCACCTCATCGTCGGTGAGGGCGCCCGCGAGTTCGCGCGCTCGCTCGGTTTCGACATCCACGACGATCTGAACACGGAGCACTCTCGCTCCATGTGGCTGGAGTGGCGCCGCCGGGTCGACCCCGGCCATTGGCTGGACCCGGAAGAACGCATCGGCGGAATGAGCCGCGCGGGGGAAGACACTGACCCTGACACCATCGGGCGGGGCCGAGGCCGGTCATCAGCTCCGACCGAATATCGACGAGATCCCGAACACGAAGCTCGACTCCAGCGCTTCTACGACGCCAGCCTAGACGCCGGCCTCTCCATGGTGGACGACGGCCTCATCGACGCCAACTCGTTCTGGGGCACAACGAGCATGGAGTGTGTGAATCAGAACGGGGACATCTGCGGCGTGACCACGACGAGCGGCTTGTCCTGGAAGATCCCGGGCCGGGCAGGTGACTCCCCCATCCTGGGTGCCGGCCAATACGTCGACAACGACGTGGGGGCCGCGGGCTCAACCGGGCGAGGCGAAGCCAACCTCTATAATTGCGCCTCGTTCTTGATCGTCGAGAACATGCGCCAAGGGATGTCGCCGAAGGACGCCGGGATGGCCGCACTCACACGCATCAAGGACAATACCATCGAGTCGCGTCTCCTGAACTCACGAGGCCTGCCGAACTTCGATGTACGCTTCTTCGTGCTGAACAAAGCCGGTGAGTACGCCGGAGTGGCTATGTATGGTCAGGGTGAGTCGATGTTCGCCGTTTGCGACGAGAACGGCGCGCGTGAGGAACCCCTAGAGGGCCTACTCGAAGGACCGCAGCGCGACTAG
- a CDS encoding acetamidase/formamidase family protein, giving the protein MRTPITRLVTRLSLTVAVVTLAIGISAAAPVEVAAQDTLHFEPTIGYPTVDVRDPVATIRPGTVLISRTNHSDYYEPGGGPFPGEVGPFWIEGATTNDILVVEVLKVQPNHNLAGAQLYPDFGGLATDSRSRFLNDPIEARRYEWALDTEAMTGTVDLPDSEMSSITIDLKPMLGRVSVAPANGEAFAGLWPGNFGGNMDAPEIREGTTVYLPVWNDGAYFYFGDGHAAQGEGEVNGTGLETSMDVAFRISLIKGETIAWPRLEDDDYIMVAGSARPLIDAFRLAHVELVEWLVDEYGFGKWDAYMLVGQLGESTVANIVDPIYTVVAKFPKKHLPESNRER; this is encoded by the coding sequence TTGAGGACCCCAATCACCAGGCTCGTGACTCGCCTGTCGCTCACAGTGGCCGTGGTCACGTTGGCCATCGGCATCTCGGCCGCGGCGCCGGTCGAAGTCGCTGCCCAAGACACGCTCCACTTCGAGCCGACCATCGGATATCCAACGGTCGACGTGCGTGACCCGGTCGCGACGATCCGCCCTGGCACGGTTCTGATCTCACGCACGAACCACAGCGACTACTACGAGCCCGGAGGCGGCCCCTTCCCGGGCGAGGTCGGACCATTCTGGATCGAAGGCGCCACCACGAATGACATCCTGGTCGTTGAAGTCCTGAAGGTGCAGCCGAACCACAACTTGGCCGGGGCCCAGTTGTACCCCGACTTCGGCGGGCTCGCCACGGACAGCCGCTCACGCTTCCTCAACGACCCCATCGAGGCGCGCCGGTACGAATGGGCCCTAGATACAGAGGCCATGACCGGCACGGTGGACCTGCCCGATTCCGAAATGAGCAGCATCACCATCGACCTAAAGCCAATGCTCGGCCGAGTCTCCGTAGCTCCGGCCAACGGTGAAGCCTTCGCAGGCCTCTGGCCGGGCAACTTCGGCGGCAACATGGACGCACCCGAGATCCGGGAGGGCACGACGGTCTATCTGCCCGTATGGAACGACGGAGCCTACTTCTACTTCGGAGATGGTCACGCCGCCCAGGGCGAAGGTGAGGTGAACGGCACCGGACTCGAGACTTCGATGGACGTGGCGTTCCGCATCAGTCTCATCAAGGGCGAGACCATCGCATGGCCCCGACTCGAAGACGACGACTACATCATGGTCGCCGGTAGCGCGCGTCCGCTGATCGACGCGTTCCGGCTGGCGCACGTCGAGCTCGTCGAGTGGCTCGTGGACGAATACGGCTTCGGAAAATGGGACGCCTATATGCTCGTCGGGCAGTTAGGCGAGAGCACGGTCGCCAACATTGTCGACCCGATCTACACGGTGGTGGCTAAGTTCCCGAAGAAACACCTGCCGGAGTCGAACAGAGAGCGCTGA
- the trxA gene encoding thioredoxin, protein MFFKKKPKVEAPIDDIGDDDFQEEVLNGDGITVVDFWAPWCGPCRMMAPILNDIAIEFAGRGVRVVKVNTDLAQETALQFEIRSIPTLIFFKDGEPLFQFAGLVPKKVLDRELNTLLGEATA, encoded by the coding sequence GTGTTCTTCAAAAAGAAGCCCAAGGTCGAAGCTCCCATCGATGACATCGGGGACGACGATTTTCAAGAAGAGGTCTTGAACGGCGACGGCATCACCGTCGTCGACTTCTGGGCTCCGTGGTGCGGCCCGTGCCGCATGATGGCTCCCATCCTGAACGACATCGCCATCGAATTCGCAGGGCGAGGTGTTCGGGTCGTGAAGGTGAACACGGACCTCGCGCAGGAGACAGCTTTACAATTCGAGATCCGATCGATCCCGACCCTAATCTTCTTCAAGGACGGAGAGCCGCTCTTCCAGTTCGCCGGATTGGTGCCGAAGAAGGTCTTGGACCGAGAACTCAACACGCTCTTGGGCGAGGCGACGGCCTAG
- a CDS encoding class I SAM-dependent methyltransferase yields the protein MSHSVSSHLRLDIDEYDATIRRFIPGYEEMLTVAAREVTSVDPGLVLDLGAGTGALSAAILRGSAVRSIELLDVDLEMLEQARTRLLPFKWRPRFRERSFLDDLPSCDAVSASLALHHVPTIEEKQALFGRIHAALWGGGVFVNADATMSADPAVRDATYEAWAEHMATSGIDRKEAFAHFAQWAEEDTYFPLEVELEAMRAVGFQAECVWENGPIKVVVGRKA from the coding sequence ATGAGCCATTCTGTAAGCAGTCACTTACGACTCGACATCGACGAGTACGACGCCACGATTCGGCGCTTCATTCCCGGCTATGAAGAGATGCTGACTGTCGCTGCTCGTGAGGTGACATCTGTCGACCCGGGCCTGGTCCTGGACTTGGGTGCGGGAACGGGGGCGCTGTCTGCGGCGATCCTGAGAGGGAGCGCTGTCCGCTCGATCGAGCTTCTGGACGTGGACCTCGAGATGCTCGAGCAGGCGCGCACGCGGCTCCTGCCATTCAAGTGGCGGCCGCGGTTCCGAGAGCGCTCATTCCTCGATGACTTACCGTCGTGCGATGCGGTCTCGGCTTCGCTGGCCCTTCATCATGTGCCGACCATAGAGGAAAAGCAGGCACTCTTCGGGCGCATCCATGCCGCGCTGTGGGGCGGCGGTGTTTTCGTGAACGCAGACGCCACCATGTCCGCCGATCCTGCTGTCAGAGATGCGACGTACGAAGCCTGGGCCGAGCATATGGCCACCTCCGGCATCGACCGGAAAGAGGCGTTCGCTCACTTCGCCCAGTGGGCCGAAGAGGACACGTACTTCCCCCTCGAGGTCGAATTGGAGGCGATGCGGGCTGTGGGCTTCCAAGCCGAATGCGTTTGGGAGAACGGGCCCATAAAGGTCGTCGTGGGGCGGAAGGCCTAG
- a CDS encoding M14 family zinc carboxypeptidase — protein MSRSINRIGWALAALLVAAPSFVSAQATREGQAIDEEYTALILEHTQDDRIITELVDHLPASETVPTPLDFHGRIIGTPDELTYASDIHAYLRAIADASPRATVMSMGLSEEGREMILMAVGDEETIANLETYKGYLNELMDPRITSDERADELIKGGLAKPIYWLTSGMHSGERGGPEMLQELAYRLVVQETEFIQDIRDNMITFITPVIEVDGREKMIDTWKVNNDRPTGEVQLPLMYWGKYVAHDNNRDAMGQMLALTKHVNTVQLEWTPTVMHDLHEAANYLYSSTGTGPYNEAFDAITITEWWMLAENDVLQLTKRGVPGVWTYGFYDGWTPNYMFTIAHGHNSIGRFYEVASYGPQIRTLRTNMSREWFRPNPPLNEIQWGPRNNTNIQQSAVLFSLKMMAENREMFLDNYWVKNKRSVQKGIDGEVNAWVIPADQRRKADAADAVNELMRQGLEIHRADDSFEVGEMEVSAGDYVIRADQPYRTLADMYLSLQQFSLENPRPYDDTGWTFQFMRNIDLEAIGDVAVLDEDMTLLTDSVRAPGGISGGGDIVVVEHTTDNNLMKFRFEHAGIEMHAAEADFEMDGRTFRAGTFIIPNADRDALEASLADLGLSGYGTNDMPEVLMHELDVPRIGYMHAWRRTQDEGWVRGALDYYGIPYEYFADKLVAEGNLRERFDVIVYPHVGGSAQSHLDGMSTNGDMPLPYRRSADTPHLGGIDESDDIRGGMGWEGLVELANFVQEGGLLLVEGSTATIMPEFGVAPGLNLTRPEGLVTPGSVHRGLFADMTSPIAYGYDDEQLPVYFKGDLVFGSAAGGFSNPWQGINPMASRPRLSDIDDPEQAAGRATGGGGRGGFGGFGRGGGGAGSANNRVIMRFPSDPDQILLSGALAGAEGIAGTPQVVDSKIGDGHVVSFAIRPFWRWQTQGTFFLGFNAILNWNDLDADGTERTTPISEDGSH, from the coding sequence ATGTCCCGAAGCATCAACCGAATCGGATGGGCGCTCGCCGCCCTCCTCGTCGCAGCACCATCGTTCGTCTCCGCTCAAGCGACGCGGGAAGGCCAGGCGATCGACGAGGAATACACGGCGCTCATCCTGGAGCACACCCAGGACGACCGGATCATCACCGAGCTCGTCGACCACCTTCCAGCATCGGAGACGGTTCCGACCCCGCTCGACTTCCATGGGCGCATCATCGGTACGCCGGACGAGCTCACGTACGCCTCGGACATTCACGCGTACCTCCGTGCCATCGCAGACGCATCGCCCCGTGCGACCGTCATGTCGATGGGACTGTCCGAAGAGGGTCGTGAGATGATCCTCATGGCCGTCGGTGACGAGGAGACGATCGCGAACCTCGAGACCTACAAGGGCTACCTAAACGAGTTGATGGACCCCCGCATCACGTCTGACGAGCGGGCCGACGAACTCATCAAGGGCGGACTCGCCAAGCCGATCTACTGGCTCACAAGCGGCATGCACTCCGGTGAGCGCGGCGGACCCGAGATGCTCCAAGAACTCGCCTACCGCCTGGTCGTTCAGGAGACCGAGTTCATCCAGGACATCCGGGACAACATGATCACCTTCATCACGCCGGTCATCGAAGTCGATGGTCGAGAGAAGATGATCGACACATGGAAGGTCAATAACGACCGACCAACGGGTGAAGTTCAGCTCCCGCTCATGTACTGGGGCAAATACGTCGCTCACGACAACAACCGTGATGCGATGGGTCAGATGCTCGCGCTCACAAAGCACGTGAACACTGTGCAGCTCGAGTGGACGCCGACCGTCATGCATGACCTGCACGAGGCCGCCAACTACCTGTACTCCTCGACTGGAACGGGTCCGTACAACGAGGCCTTCGACGCCATCACGATCACCGAATGGTGGATGCTCGCCGAGAACGACGTGCTCCAGCTCACCAAGCGTGGCGTGCCGGGCGTATGGACGTACGGCTTCTACGATGGCTGGACGCCGAACTACATGTTCACCATCGCACACGGTCACAACTCGATCGGACGGTTCTACGAGGTCGCCAGTTACGGCCCGCAGATCCGCACGCTGCGCACGAACATGAGCCGCGAGTGGTTCCGTCCGAACCCCCCGCTCAACGAGATCCAATGGGGCCCGCGGAACAACACGAACATCCAGCAGTCCGCAGTGCTCTTCTCGCTGAAGATGATGGCCGAAAACCGCGAGATGTTCCTCGACAACTACTGGGTGAAGAACAAGCGCTCGGTCCAGAAGGGCATCGACGGCGAAGTGAATGCGTGGGTGATTCCTGCGGATCAGCGCCGGAAGGCAGACGCGGCAGACGCCGTGAACGAGCTCATGCGTCAGGGCCTTGAGATCCACCGAGCCGACGATTCGTTCGAAGTCGGCGAGATGGAGGTCTCGGCAGGCGACTACGTCATCCGCGCGGACCAGCCGTACCGCACGCTTGCGGACATGTACCTCTCTCTGCAGCAGTTCTCACTGGAGAACCCGCGCCCGTACGACGACACGGGTTGGACCTTCCAGTTCATGCGCAACATCGACTTGGAAGCCATTGGTGACGTCGCCGTCCTGGACGAGGACATGACGCTGCTCACGGATTCCGTTCGCGCACCCGGTGGAATCTCGGGTGGTGGCGACATCGTCGTGGTCGAGCACACGACCGACAACAACCTCATGAAGTTCCGGTTCGAGCATGCGGGCATCGAAATGCACGCGGCCGAGGCGGACTTCGAAATGGACGGACGCACGTTCCGAGCGGGCACATTCATCATCCCCAACGCGGACCGCGACGCGCTTGAAGCTTCGCTCGCGGATCTCGGACTCTCCGGGTACGGCACGAACGACATGCCTGAAGTCCTCATGCACGAACTGGACGTACCGCGCATCGGGTACATGCACGCCTGGCGGCGCACGCAGGACGAGGGATGGGTACGCGGCGCGCTCGACTACTACGGCATTCCGTACGAGTACTTCGCGGACAAGCTCGTGGCCGAAGGCAACCTCCGTGAGCGCTTCGACGTGATCGTATATCCGCACGTCGGCGGGAGTGCGCAGTCACACTTGGACGGCATGTCCACCAACGGTGATATGCCGCTTCCGTACCGGCGCTCGGCGGACACGCCACACCTGGGCGGAATCGATGAGTCCGACGACATCCGAGGCGGGATGGGATGGGAAGGTCTCGTTGAGCTCGCGAACTTCGTCCAGGAAGGCGGACTTCTTCTCGTCGAGGGATCCACGGCGACGATCATGCCGGAGTTCGGCGTCGCACCTGGGCTGAACCTGACGCGGCCGGAAGGGCTCGTGACGCCAGGTTCGGTACATCGCGGCCTGTTCGCGGACATGACCAGTCCGATCGCCTACGGGTACGACGACGAACAGCTGCCGGTCTACTTCAAGGGTGACTTGGTCTTCGGGAGCGCTGCAGGAGGCTTCTCGAATCCGTGGCAGGGGATCAACCCGATGGCTTCACGCCCGCGGCTGTCTGACATCGACGATCCGGAGCAGGCTGCTGGCCGTGCTACGGGTGGTGGTGGACGGGGCGGCTTCGGCGGCTTCGGACGCGGCGGTGGCGGCGCGGGCTCGGCCAATAATCGCGTCATCATGCGCTTCCCGAGCGACCCGGATCAGATCCTTCTCTCCGGTGCGCTCGCCGGCGCCGAAGGGATCGCCGGAACGCCTCAGGTCGTCGACTCGAAAATCGGCGACGGACACGTGGTCAGCTTCGCGATCCGCCCGTTCTGGCGTTGGCAGACTCAGGGGACGTTCTTCCTGGGCTTCAACGCGATCCTGAACTGGAACGACTTGGACGCAGACGGGACGGAACGAACGACGCCGATCTCGGAAGACGGCAGCCACTAG